The following DNA comes from Carassius auratus strain Wakin chromosome 46, ASM336829v1, whole genome shotgun sequence.
gcTAGTAAGAATCATTGCCAAATGTGcttaaatgaaacaaaagtaaTGTCTTAATGGTTTTAAAATAGGCTTTATTTTCTTAACAGGTATTTTGTAGTGATTTATATTAGCcaggtgtgtttttgtgtgattcTCCCACCAAGCGTTTATTTCAGACTCGACTGATGCCTGTTTCTCTGGTGGGAAGTTTGTTTAGGAAGGTTTCAGCCCTGGGTGTGACATCTCTAGGATGGGAATAAGTGTAAAAGGACAAAACCTCTTTTTCAAACACAGTAGCACACAATAGAAACTCAGTGGCTCTCTTTCACACGAGGACAAACCTGAGCCGCTGTCGTCAGTCGTGTCAATATTTGTGGATTAGTGGAAGAGCCTTGTCAGTCGCACAGAGCTCTTGTTGTGTATAATTCACGCTACTGCAGTAATTATACTGATAATCTCAAATCTGCCAAACAacaaacattacacacacacataatcacacAAGGCctcttttgtgtctgtgtgtgttcaggctCATCCTAGTGTTTATCACTAATGAAATGCTTTTGTTCATTTCCACGCTGCTTGAATCTTATCAGACTTTTATATTACTGAAATATGACCTAATAAATATGAAtgctttattaaatgtatttgattgtagctttttctgtttttatggtGTTTATGTGAAAGAAATAGACAGTAGGTTTGAATATGGGTCAGAGCAGACAATATATAGTGAACAACTTTATGCTTCCATTGTAAATGTGTTGCTTTAAATATgctttcaatatatataaaatgatttattttatgtgGTAACTGACTGCATGCAACAGAAATATTAATGCATGCaactaaagataaaaaaaaatgtatttgatataaAGCTGAGATAAGGTAAATATACGTTTTAGATGAAAAGCGTAAACAAagattgaattaaaatataagctatataaatatataatataaaaacataagttgaagtattaaaattactcaaattaaaactgtaattaaaacaaagtagaaattgaaatatttgagagaaacgaaaaataataaaaatatcaaatacacattaaaaaaataaaacaaaacataattcaaaattttaaatacatgaatgcttaatattttttaaatattaaaatgttaattaatttattaatttatcagccTCCAGTTACTctactatattaaatatttcaatttgttAATTCCGATGATTTGTTTATCTTTTTATGGCTGTTGTCATTGTTTTatagcatttacatttagtttttttagcagatgcttttatccaaagtgattaaTGAAGAAATAACATCACAAGCTATTTATTATCCTGTAATTAACCAagttaatttagtaaaaaaaaaatcttaatcttaTGGTTTCTTTTTCTAGTTGCATAATAAGTTCATGAAGAAGGTTCCCCGGGATGCAGAAGCATCAAATGTTCTGGTCGGCGAGGTGGACTTTCTGGACGCTCCCTTCGTGGCGTTTGTGCGTCTTCAGCAGGCCGTCATGTTAGGAGGACTCACTGAGGTTCCTGTTCCCACACGGTAAATTACTCTGGAGGaatatagcattgcatcacttgctcaccagtggatcctctgcagtgaatgggtgccgtcagaatgagagtccaaacagctgataaaaacatcacaataatccacaagtaatccacatcactccagtccatcagttaacatcttaagtaaaaagctgtgtgtttgtaagaaacaaatccttcATTAGGAcgcttttaacttcaaaccgtcGCTTCTGATCAAAAtatagtccataatccataataatgcttccttcagGGAAAatgtccatctcctgttgtcctctcaaacCAAAATACTCTGACATAGTTGTATTTgcaactgttttggactgtttttgcctTGTAAACAGTACAGatatctctcctgattcagaagagATGGTTATTTCAgtagagaaagcaatattatcaGTCGATGATCTGTATTTTAGCAGGAAGCAGTGGTTTGAAGACTTACTGAAACACCTTAATggttgatttgtttcttacaaacatgcagtttttcacttTTACAAGATGTTAACCGATGTactggattggtgtggattacttgtgatgtttttatcagctgtttagactctcattctgacggcacccattcactgcagaggatccattggtgagcaagtgatgagatctgatgaaaaacaaaaactcatctacttcttggatgcctgagggtgaacacattttcagcaaatgatcatttttgggtgaagtatccctttaaagctgtGTAATTCATTAATCCACtactatagtaataacagtaTCTATTTGTATTGGTAGCTTCCTTTTTATTCTGCTGGGGCCCAAAGGAAAGGCCAAATCATACCATGAGATCGGACGTGCCATCGCCACGCTCATGTCTGATGAGGTGTGTGTATTAGCATGCTAACAGTCTTTAGTTTTCCTCTGGTGATATTAGCTGAACTGTGGCCTAACGCTGTGTGCTTTGGGCTCCTGCAGGTGTTTCATGACATAGCTTATAAAGCGAAAGACCGCGCTGACCTGCTGGCAGGCATTGATGAGTTCCTGGATGAAGTCATTGTGCTTCCTCCCGGAGAATGGGACCCTGATATCAGGATTGAACCTCCTAAGTCCATCCCGTCTGCAGATAAACGGTACTGTACAACAGTAAATGTGATGAATGCAATCCAATACTTGCTTGTTACTAATTTTGAGGTGCTGGTTTCAAAAATAATGTCTGTTTTGCTTTAGCATGTCACTTTTTCTtacaaaatatgatgcatttgttgcattttttgcatttgaCAACCATTTGTAAGGTGCAGAAGTCTTGTTTTATCCCTTAATCAGCAGGAAAAACTGATACAGAGACAAGATTCCTGTTTGAATCCGAATCCGATTACAGTTCTTTGTTCAATTTCTGGATTTTCATATCTATTAATGATTCTGCAGAAATTATTTCGTGACTAATTGTGATTTCCACTCCATTGCAATACATGCAGTTGTTTATTACGTCATTGATTTTTAAAGTCAGCACCATCAGATTAGATCATATTTAAACAAAGGGCAATCAGACTGagttgatttgtgtgtgttttagtaaaAACTTTATTGCTGGAGGGGAAGGTGTTCAGATGAACGGCGAAACTCCTCATGATGGGAGTCCAGGAGGCGGCGGTGGCCACGCGGTTGGTGATGAACTCAAATTTACCGGCAGgtaagtaaattaataaacaaaaatgcatgAGCACTTAGTTTAACAATTAGCACAGTTAAagtgattttatgttatttctaCACTGAGAAAATTGCAATCAGTCATTCAAAAGTATGGGATTGGTAAGATTTTGTATTTTCTCTGAACataaaaaatgatcaaaaatacagtaaaaactgtaaagttgtcaaatattgttataatttaaaacaactgttttctgtttgaatatattatgaaatgtaatttattcctgtgatgcagagctgtattttcagcatcattcctccagtcttcagtgtcacatgatctttcagaaatcattctaatattctgattttaaagttaaaaattaatatttttgtgaggattctgtgatgaaaagaaagttcaaaagaacagcattttgtttgaaataaaagtcttctgtaacattataaacgtctttactactacttttgatcaatttcatttgttttgctgATTTAAAAGTATAGATTTCTGTCCCAAAAATATTTTGCACGATTGTATGGAAGTCCGtttctgccacaaaaaaaaaaaaaaaaataaaaaaaaaattatctcacaattcttactttttATCTTCTCAGAATTAGAGAAATACATTCAGAATTGACTTTGAATAAATTTTTTCACTATTCACAATTGCAAATTCATATATCGCAACTCgagactttataacttgcaatttttAAAGTCAGAATCAATCACCTTgtcttaataatacatttattggcGGAAACGGGCTTTTCATACGATTGTGtaggaaaaataaatgtttttttttttttggttacctGCGAAAACATTTTCCAGTAAGAAAACAATCTCTTTCTCTCGTAGGTTTTGCGGCGGCCTCGTTCTGGACATCAAGAGGAAGCTCCCGTTTTACGCGAGCGACTTTTACGACGCTCTCAACATTCAGTCTCTGTCTGCCACCCTGTTCATTTACCTGGGAACCGTGACAAACGCCATCACCTTCGGAGGGCTGCTGGGAGACGCCACTGACAACATGCAGGTTTGACACTTCAAGTCCTTCTCTGACCGGCGTGAGTTTGTACTGAACTAGTGCCAGACGGTTTGGCTCAGCTAGGTTTATTCAGAAGATCCTGGAAATAAAATCTGGCTGACGTTGTGTTTACAGCTCCAGGGATTGGAAGGCCACAGATAGCTGCTTGATTATTAAACATGTCATGTCAAATCTATGTCATGTGTCTCCTAGATCAGATGTTTGGAAACAGATGTAGATGTTGCATGTTGGGATGTGCTATATTGAGAGTAACTTTACTTTGAACAACTGTGTGTATAAATAGTGTCAGGACTGTGTGCTGTACTTTCAGACACGTGCAGTGACTGAGAGTTTGCGCATATATTTAGCAGTGCATCAATATGGCGCAGGCTAAGGAGGATCAGATATAAATATCCTCAGATTacactcaagcacacacacacacacacacacacactaacacatacataaaatcacTTTGGAAAAATCTATCTAAGGGAATCCTTCTCGTGACCTCTGGCCTTTACCTACAAAGCCTGCCTCAGATATTAAAGCTTCAGGTGAAGGTTGAAAGTtggtgaattaatttttttttttttttttttgtcttgagttaaaaaaaatattaaagatgtttaatatatttttatattatgtttattatattgatttatattcatatttattaaatatgaaaatatgtaaatatattgaaTATGCAAACATAAATGCAGAACAATTAAATATGCTGTGATGAACTATCAAGCCTTGAGTTTTTGGATCTTGGATAGTTTAAGTCAAGTCTTGTGAAACCATTGCCATTTAGCGGCCTATTGTGTGTATGAATCAGTACAGAGagtacaattaattattaattcaattaataataatgaattaatcagtttaaaattacatttaaataaatagataaatgtatgcatttagcagacgcttttatccaaagcattcaggctaatattttttacctaacattttttacttaataaaaagcAATGACTTTATTaagtattactgttattattatatactttttaaatagattattattttgtatgtcctatttaaatatttttttttcaatgcattattgcattaataataaactataattataataataataataataaatctaataataataataacaatagaatATAATActactttattcattattattattattattttaattttaaatgcattgttattattattattattattattttaaatgaatacaataaatTAGTGAATACAATAATCACATTAATAATGatcaaaattaatacatttcccATCCATCTGTTGGCTGTTTATCATTTCAGTGGTTTATTGTTcactgaatgaataaaaatgtaatgcatttaaataaaacaacataataataataacaataataattcattaatagttatttattatagaatttacatgtgttattattatcaattttaatattaagtcaataattattattgttaatattacttctattaataataattatgtaatagtGCATTATACTATTAAAAAAGCCAGGTTAATATGAAGGGACTTTCCATATTAATTGATTTATAGGTGTTTCACTAGTGATTTTAATTATACATCATAATGTGTTGTGTTTGAGGCACAAAGGAAATGTCCATAAATTTAACAGACAATGAGCTTTTTGTTTTTTCCTTGGATTTTCTTAATGTATGCGAGTTACACACTTAAGTTTAACAGTCAAAGGTGTGTTAATATCACTAACCCGTGACATGAGCAAGTGGAACAGTGATGCTTACTTGAGAAAACTCCAGGCTTTTGTGTTGGAAACAGGCATTTGTCTGAATAAGCGCTTTGAGATCTGACTGTCAGGCAGAAATGTGCTCGCCAAGGAGCTGCCGTCATCACATATGGGCTCAAATCTGATAAGAGTTCCTGCTTTAGTGCCTTCAAATACACCACCTTTGCTTTAGTTTTTCCGCTTGACGcctgtgtttttgtctttctgtGCAGGGTGTGTTGGAGAGTTTCGTCGGGACGGCGTTGGCCGGTGCTGTGTTCTGTCTGTTCGCGGGTCAACCTCTGACGATCCTGAGCAGCACCGGACCCGTGCTCGTCTTTGAGCGGCTGCTCTTTAACTTCAGCAAGTGGGTGCCATgcacacacagatacatacaGAAGCATGACACATAAGTTCATAATACAACAGCAAGCTATCAGCGAGATTATTACATCAACAGTATTTGTTAGACAAAATGTGATATGTGGTGAAATATCAAATGTGTAATAGTACGCATTTTATATGTATTAAGTGTTAACAGCTGGTGAAGGAAGTTTATGTGTGATGTGTCATATGTAGTTTGACCGAAAACAAGCAGCATTCCCTGGAAATCTTGTAGTTGTGTGTTATCAGAAGCACAATATGTTCTGAGTTATCTGGaatcaagaaacatcttattgttTTCCCCGTTTCCGCCAAGGTctcgtctgtctgtgtgtgcatgagtgtgcataaatacatttctctctctctctctctctgtctcagaggTTTCGGGTTTCTGTGTTTATGTTCCATTATGAATAATTGAGTCAGATTTCATGTCTGCTCCTGCTAGTTCAGTTTCTCTGAGGGTTTGCATCTGAAGAGTCTAGAATGAATGTAATATACATGTAATATATTGGAGGAGTCAGATGTAACATGCTAACATAATTCGTCATTTCTAATCAATAAAGACTGGATTCAGTGCGGAACACAAGGAGCATAAGAAAAATGTCTTTTGGAAATGAATCCATATAACAATACACAGAATAGGaccataaataatataatatagttaaaAATGTCTCGAAAAaatagtatatgtatatatttaatcaaacgataatatatatatatatatatatatatatatatatacagtatgcgaccagtcttaagttgcaatggtatatttgtagcaatagccaaaaatacattgtatgtgtcaaaattatagatttttcttttatgccaaaaatcattagattattaattaaagatcatgttccattaagatatttttttaacttcctactgtaaatatattaaaactgaatttttgactagtaatatgcattgctaagaatccatttggacaattttaaagtcGGTTTTCTCAATATTATGATTTTCTCAAATAGTTCTGAAAACTAATCTCAAAtagtatctcagccaaatattgcccGATcaaaacaaaccatacatcaatggaaagcttatttattcaaataattgatccttatgactggttttgtggtccagggtcaaatattATTGATTTACAGTTTTAGAGTATTGCATTATGGGATCATTGGTACACAGGTGCTCTGGTTACAAATTAATGCTttgaaattacaaaattaatgttttgagtaaaaaaaaaaaagaaaaaaggccatCCAGGAAATATATGCAGAAAGAAAATTTGCATACTCAGTATTCAAAACCAGTGTCTAGTATGACATTTCAAAGCTATTGTTCTTGTCTTGTCATCGGTGTGGTGGTGACGGTGATGTGTGTTTCTCCGATTGGTTCAGGGATAATGATTTCGACTATCTGGAGTTCCGGCTGTGGATCGGTCTGTGGTCTGCTTTCTTGTGTCTGGTGCTGGTGGCCACAGACGCCAGTTTCCTGGTGCAGTACTTCACCCGCTTCACAGAGGAGGGCTTTTCTGCTCTCATCAGCTTCATCTTCATCTACGACGCCTTTAAGAAGATGCTCAAACTGGCTCACCATCATCCAATCAACACAGACTTCAACATGGACCTGGTCACGCAGTATGGATGCCACTGCACTCCTCCAGACGGTGAGACCGTCTTTTATATaatcttgttttatttgttattattattagtatatttaaattataatactatattAACAGTATAGCTTATTTTAGAGAAAATATCGTAATATATTAACGTTTTAAGTTGCTATTtggtttgaatgttttaaattttttttcaattatgcacatgattttgatattcttaGATCAACACATAATACTCATTAAGAAAACGTTTTGTTTGATTTCTGATTATTTCATATTGCATTTAACACTGCAACATACAGTATTCAAATTTTCTTCATTAGCCGTTTTTTAATTGGagacaaaatttacattttgagttaatcagttattataatttttatacaaactatttatatatttatttttgttattcaatttttttgtagTAATAGTAAGAGTAATATAAATACTTGATTTTCAGAGAAATATATATCAGAgaaatatcttaatatttaaatgtttactcATTTTAACTCtattgataatttattttatttcataattcatatcatataattgactttttttattatacatgctATGTTTtccttcttattttctttttctttccatcttaattaatttgtatatttgtatatatatatatatatatatagtaatatactAATAGTAATATATTAACATGAATAGGTTTTCTAgatataatattgttaaaaaaaatgtttattttgtttaaaatattcaattaaatagcAAGTTCATACAcatgctatttattattattttatttttttaacatactaATAGTAATATATTAACATGAATACTTTCagagaaattaattttttttaacattttcttcTAGTTTTGCACAGGACTTGTTTTTTCTCCTAAGAGAACAGGAAATAATAGTGACCAAGAAAAGCAGTGAGTGAGAAACTAACACTCAACATCAGgtttaatataaaactaaactCATGTTTCGTGTCTTTGATTCGAAGGCAATGCTTCATCTCTGTACATGGAGAAAATGGAGGACCTGATGAACAGCACAGGACAGGTAGaagctctgtgtgtttgtgttgaccattattcaattattaaaataccCACAATGCATTAGATACATTCAAAGCCATTTTTGACAAGTTACtgcaaatataaaacacatatgatatttaaaaagtgttttattgaTATGAATGAGGATAATTGTTCATGTTTGTGtttgcgcagcaacatctgaacGCGACCTGGGCGTCTTTGACACGTTCTGAGTGTTTGGAGTGGGGCGGTCAGCTGGTGGGCCCAGCGTGTGAATACGTCCCTGATATCACACTGATGTCCTTCATTCTGTTCTTCGGCACATACACGTGCTCCATGGGTCTGAAGAAGTTCAAAACCAGCCGATTTTTCCCAACTacggtacacaaacacacacacacacacacacggacatcATCACTCTTTAATGAGGATCTTAACTGCCTTATGCTATACTCATGAGAATAGACTTGGACAccatgctaacacacacacacacgtttgtttttgtgaaaagtgtgttcatcccataggcgtaatggtttttatactgtacaaactgtatattctatcgccctacacctaaccctaaccctcacaggaaactttgtgcatttttactttctcaaaaaaactcattctgtatgatttataagcgttttgaaaaatggggacatggcttatgtcctcataagtcaccctctccttgtaatacctgtgtcatacccatgtcattatacagagttgtgtcctgatatgtcacaaaaacaagagcgcacacacacacacacacacacacagactttaagatattatttgaaatgcattgctTCTGAATTGAAGTGTCTTTTGGTTTGGCAGCAGTAATGGAAAATCTGTCTAAAAATGCAGTAGTATATTACCAATCTGGACTCATTAAAACATCATAAATCTCCATTAATCTCCACTAATTAGAGGTTACAGATTTAAAGATGATAGTTTTCGCTTCCAATTCTGGTGTTTGTCGTGCATTTCTAGTCAGTGATGTATTAGTTTgtgattttgatcaaataaataatagaataaaccTAGAATGTTGATGCTGTGTTATTATTTGAACTGTTAATGTGAATTCATATGCTGAATGGTTGTTTATATTTCGCAGGTCCGCAAACTGATCAGTGATTTCGCCATTATTCTGGCCATCTTCATCTTCTGTGGTGTGGACGCGCTGGTCGGTGTGGATACACCCAAACTAATAGTGCCAAGTGaattcaaggtgtgtgtgtgtgtgtgtgtgtgtgttgactggGTTTAATGTCTTTGTGAGGGAACTTCTATGTTACAGTAATACTTTAATAGTACCATATTATACCTTCAAACCACTCACTGAAGTCTGACACTTGAAACCTctaatacgtgtgtgtgtgtgtgtgtgtgtgtgtgtgtgtgtgtgtgtgtgtgtgtttgtgtgtgtgtgtgtgtccagtgagAATCTAGTGCTCGTATTGTTACATCAAAATCTGTATTACAACAGATTTACAATATAAGTTTCATTATTAATTCTATCAAACATCAtacatgatataatatataacagATCAATAGATTATTTAGTTTCAAATGTTATTATGATGCTCATATTTCTATTTGACTTTAGATAAAGTACATAATATGCATACGTTTATATAATGTTTGCTGATGAACGTTATTATAAAGTGCCACTTTTGTCatgctaaaattatatatatatatatatatattgacctttgacctgaccatgCTTTGCTTAATTGTTATCTGACAtcatcaagatgaatttgttctgacaaagtttaactcttgagttcttgatcaccattttctaaactatagcaaataaactttaatttgtgaaattttgaagGCGTCTGAATAAATGTTGCTTTCAGTGTATATATTGTAACATATAtgtagtataaaatataaaatatgtgtgtaatttaaatgtaaaaataattatttatatatatatatatatatatgtacaataattttttttaattttattaaaatataaatatttatatatacaaaatacaaattaataataaataaatgtaatataaatatatgttgttttttttatttgatttaaacgTCTAATtatcctgtatttttttttaaccctaaaTAGCCGACGAGTCCAAATCGTGGTTGGTTTGTTCCACCGTTTGGAGGAAACCCGTGGTGGGTTTGCCTGGCGTCACTCTTACCTGCTCTCTTGGTCACCATCCTCCTCTTCATGGACCAGCAGATCACAGCCGTCATCGTCAACCGCAAGGAGCACAAGCTCAAGGTACAAACGGCGGATGTGGAAAGCTACACAAACTCAGGGGCTGATGTGGAGTGTTATGAGGGGCACTGCTACTGCTCCAGTCGAGACAGGACTTAGATCTCAAACACACAGTGCTGTGCTTCATATAGAGAACTGATCATTTACCACAGGTCACGAGTGTTGTTTTTCTCGCCCTGAGCGCAGAAGGGAGCTGGGTATCACCTGGACCTGTTCTGGGTCTCCATTCTCATGATCGTGTGTTCGTTCATGGGTCTACCGTGGTACGTGGCGGCCACCGTCATCTCCATCGCACACATAGACTCCCTCAAGATGGAAACTGAGACCTCGGCACCTGGAGAACAGCCC
Coding sequences within:
- the LOC113064403 gene encoding electrogenic sodium bicarbonate cotransporter 1-like isoform X5, whose protein sequence is MSDKNKVEDEAIVDRGASYIKNMCDEEVEGHHTVYIGVHVPKSYRRRRRHKRRSNHKERRERLAENGGDRSDTETADDSSSSILKPLISSAAERIRFILGEDDSGPPPPQLFTELDELLAVDGQEMEWKETARWIKFEEKVEKGGERWSKPHVATLSLHSLFQLKNCIEKGTIKLDMEANSLQQIVEIITDSQIESGQLKADLKETVIYTLLRKHRHQTKKSNLRSLADIGKSVSSASRLFGSQENGSPTTAHRNLTSNSLNDLSVKPEKDQLHNKFMKKVPRDAEASNVLVGEVDFLDAPFVAFVRLQQAVMLGGLTEVPVPTRFLFILLGPKGKAKSYHEIGRAIATLMSDEVFHDIAYKAKDRADLLAGIDEFLDEVIVLPPGEWDPDIRIEPPKSIPSADKRKNFIAGGEGVQMNGETPHDGSPGGGGGHAVGDELKFTGRFCGGLVLDIKRKLPFYASDFYDALNIQSLSATLFIYLGTVTNAITFGGLLGDATDNMQGVLESFVGTALAGAVFCLFAGQPLTILSSTGPVLVFERLLFNFSKDNDFDYLEFRLWIGLWSAFLCLVLVATDASFLVQYFTRFTEEGFSALISFIFIYDAFKKMLKLAHHHPINTDFNMDLVTQYGCHCTPPDGNASSLYMEKMEDLMNSTGQQHLNATWASLTRSECLEWGGQLVGPACEYVPDITLMSFILFFGTYTCSMGLKKFKTSRFFPTTVRKLISDFAIILAIFIFCGVDALVGVDTPKLIVPSEFKPTSPNRGWFVPPFGGNPWWVCLASLLPALLVTILLFMDQQITAVIVNRKEHKLKKGAGYHLDLFWVSILMIVCSFMGLPWYVAATVISIAHIDSLKMETETSAPGEQPKFLGVREQRVTGTMVFILTGLSVFMAPILKFIPMPVLYGVFLYMGVASLNGVQFMDRLQLLLMPAKHQPDLIYLRYVPLRRVHFFTFIQVLCLALLWVLKSTVAAIIFPVMILALVALRKAMDYVFSQHDLSYLDDVMPEKDKKKKEDEKKKKKKGSIDSDMNDSDFPAIENVPSIKISMETMELETVLGEKPSDRKPLSLLTPC
- the LOC113064403 gene encoding electrogenic sodium bicarbonate cotransporter 1-like isoform X6 is translated as MEWKETARWIKFEEKVEKGGERWSKPHVATLSLHSLFQLKNCIEKGTIKLDMEANSLQQIVEIITDSQIESGQLKADLKETVIYTLLRKHRHQTKKSNLRSLADIGKSVSSASRLFGSQENARSPLDHSVPCFANFDPDEQIQMQRSNSMGLLCSPTTAHRNLTSNSLNDLSVKPEKDQLHNKFMKKVPRDAEASNVLVGEVDFLDAPFVAFVRLQQAVMLGGLTEVPVPTRFLFILLGPKGKAKSYHEIGRAIATLMSDEVFHDIAYKAKDRADLLAGIDEFLDEVIVLPPGEWDPDIRIEPPKSIPSADKRKNFIAGGEGVQMNGETPHDGSPGGGGGHAVGDELKFTGRFCGGLVLDIKRKLPFYASDFYDALNIQSLSATLFIYLGTVTNAITFGGLLGDATDNMQGVLESFVGTALAGAVFCLFAGQPLTILSSTGPVLVFERLLFNFSKDNDFDYLEFRLWIGLWSAFLCLVLVATDASFLVQYFTRFTEEGFSALISFIFIYDAFKKMLKLAHHHPINTDFNMDLVTQYGCHCTPPDGNASSLYMEKMEDLMNSTGQQHLNATWASLTRSECLEWGGQLVGPACEYVPDITLMSFILFFGTYTCSMGLKKFKTSRFFPTTVRKLISDFAIILAIFIFCGVDALVGVDTPKLIVPSEFKPTSPNRGWFVPPFGGNPWWVCLASLLPALLVTILLFMDQQITAVIVNRKEHKLKKGAGYHLDLFWVSILMIVCSFMGLPWYVAATVISIAHIDSLKMETETSAPGEQPKFLGVREQRVTGTMVFILTGLSVFMAPILKFIPMPVLYGVFLYMGVASLNGVQFMDRLQLLLMPAKHQPDLIYLRYVPLRRVHFFTFIQVLCLALLWVLKSTVAAIIFPVMILALVALRKAMDYVFSQHDLSYLDDVMPEKDKKKKEDEKKKKKKGSIDSDMNDESPCPYSLPADGKQFFLSKTVSSQDLNPFKKMVPQIRIDLDTDNNRFFWKTSSETSL
- the LOC113064403 gene encoding electrogenic sodium bicarbonate cotransporter 1-like isoform X2, whose translation is MSDKNKVEDEAIVDRGASYIKNMCDEEVEGHHTVYIGVHVPKSYRRRRRHKRRSNHKERRERLAENGGDRSDTETADDSSSSILKPLISSAAERIRFILGEDDSGPPPPQLFTELDELLAVDGQEMEWKETARWIKFEEKVEKGGERWSKPHVATLSLHSLFQLKNCIEKGTIKLDMEANSLQQIVEIITDSQIESGQLKADLKETVIYTLLRKHRHQTKKSNLRSLADIGKSVSSASRLFGSQENARSPLDHSVPCFANFDPDEQIQMQRSNSMGLLCSPTTAHRNLTSNSLNDLSVKPEKDQLHNKFMKKVPRDAEASNVLVGEVDFLDAPFVAFVRLQQAVMLGGLTEVPVPTRFLFILLGPKGKAKSYHEIGRAIATLMSDEVFHDIAYKAKDRADLLAGIDEFLDEVIVLPPGEWDPDIRIEPPKSIPSADKRKNFIAGGEGVQMNGETPHDGSPGGGGGHAVGDELKFTGRFCGGLVLDIKRKLPFYASDFYDALNIQSLSATLFIYLGTVTNAITFGGLLGDATDNMQGVLESFVGTALAGAVFCLFAGQPLTILSSTGPVLVFERLLFNFSKDNDFDYLEFRLWIGLWSAFLCLVLVATDASFLVQYFTRFTEEGFSALISFIFIYDAFKKMLKLAHHHPINTDFNMDLVTQYGCHCTPPDGNASSLYMEKMEDLMNSTGQQHLNATWASLTRSECLEWGGQLVGPACEYVPDITLMSFILFFGTYTCSMGLKKFKTSRFFPTTVRKLISDFAIILAIFIFCGVDALVGVDTPKLIVPSEFKPTSPNRGWFVPPFGGNPWWVCLASLLPALLVTILLFMDQQITAVIVNRKEHKLKKGAGYHLDLFWVSILMIVCSFMGLPWYVAATVISIAHIDSLKMETETSAPGEQPKFLGVREQRVTGTMVFILTGLSVFMAPILKFIPMPVLYGVFLYMGVASLNGVQFMDRLQLLLMPAKHQPDLIYLRYVPLRRVHFFTFIQVLCLALLWVLKSTVAAIIFPVMILALVALRKAMDYVFSQHDLSYLDDVMPEKDKKKKEDEKKKKKKGSIDSDMNDSDFPAIENVPSIKISMETMELETVLGEKPSDRKPLSLLTPC